One Bacteroidota bacterium genomic region harbors:
- a CDS encoding YifB family Mg chelatase-like AAA ATPase, which produces MLVKTFGSAIIGIDALTITIEVEVGQGINFYLVGLPDSAVKESQQRIESALSQVGYKYPGRKIVINMAPADIRKEGSAYDLPLAVGILAASEQIKSDLLNDYIIMGELSLDGSLNPIKGALPIAISALENGFKGIIIPKANVLEASIVSKLEVLGAENITEVIEHLDGKTPIIPSIIDTRKEFYSQLNHYEFDFSEVKGQENIKRALEISAAGGHNAILIGPPGSGKTMLAKRMPSILPPLNLKEALETTKIHSVAGKMGNHKGLITVRPFRAPHHTISDAGLVGGGSFPQPGEITLAQNGVLFLDELPEFKRTVLEVMRQPMEDRNVTISRARISVEYPANFMLIAAMNPCPCGYYNHPDQECVCGPGMVQKYLNRISGPLLDRIDIHVEVVPVPVDTLSDNTPSELSELIRQRVIKARKIQEVRFTDSENTHCNAQMSTKQLRAICKIDDTGQQLLKNAINKLNLSARAYDRIIKVSRTIADLEGQEEILTEHLAEAIHYRSLDRESWGN; this is translated from the coding sequence ATGCTCGTTAAAACATTCGGAAGCGCCATCATTGGAATTGATGCCTTAACCATAACTATTGAGGTTGAAGTTGGTCAGGGTATCAATTTTTACTTAGTCGGATTACCTGATAGTGCGGTGAAAGAAAGTCAGCAAAGAATTGAATCGGCCCTATCTCAAGTTGGATATAAATACCCGGGGAGAAAAATTGTCATCAACATGGCCCCTGCCGATATCCGCAAAGAAGGTTCTGCCTATGATTTACCACTGGCCGTTGGAATTCTGGCAGCATCTGAACAAATTAAATCTGACCTTTTAAACGATTACATCATCATGGGAGAACTCTCACTTGATGGCAGCCTGAACCCCATAAAAGGAGCTTTGCCAATTGCTATTTCTGCTTTGGAAAATGGGTTTAAAGGGATTATTATTCCCAAAGCGAATGTATTAGAAGCTTCAATTGTCAGTAAGTTAGAAGTTCTAGGAGCCGAAAATATTACAGAAGTGATTGAGCATCTGGATGGAAAAACCCCAATCATCCCATCAATAATTGACACCAGAAAAGAATTTTATTCGCAACTTAATCATTACGAGTTTGATTTTTCGGAAGTAAAGGGACAGGAAAACATAAAACGGGCACTTGAAATTTCAGCTGCCGGTGGGCACAATGCAATTTTGATAGGCCCACCCGGATCAGGAAAAACGATGTTGGCAAAACGAATGCCCTCCATACTTCCACCTTTGAACTTAAAAGAAGCTTTAGAAACCACTAAAATTCATTCGGTTGCAGGCAAAATGGGAAATCACAAAGGATTAATTACGGTTCGCCCTTTCCGTGCGCCCCATCATACGATAAGCGATGCCGGTTTGGTTGGAGGAGGGTCCTTCCCTCAACCCGGTGAAATCACCCTGGCACAAAACGGTGTATTATTTTTGGATGAACTTCCAGAATTTAAACGAACCGTTTTGGAAGTAATGCGACAACCCATGGAAGATCGTAATGTAACGATTTCACGTGCAAGGATATCAGTTGAATACCCGGCCAATTTTATGTTGATTGCAGCTATGAATCCATGTCCTTGCGGGTATTACAACCACCCCGACCAGGAATGTGTTTGTGGACCGGGCATGGTTCAAAAATACCTGAATCGCATTTCCGGTCCTTTGCTCGACCGGATTGATATTCATGTTGAAGTAGTTCCTGTTCCGGTTGATACACTCTCCGATAATACTCCAAGCGAACTAAGTGAGTTGATACGTCAGCGTGTAATTAAAGCCCGAAAAATACAGGAAGTTCGTTTTACAGATAGTGAAAATACACATTGCAATGCTCAAATGTCGACCAAACAATTAAGAGCGATTTGTAAGATTGACGATACAGGTCAACAACTTTTAAAAAATGCCATTAACAAATTGAATCTGTCTGCCCGTGCTTACGATCGTATCATCAAAGTTTCCCGCACTATCGCTGATTTGGAAGGACAAGAAGAAATACTGACCGAGCATTTGGCTGAAGCCATTCATTATAGAAGTCTTGACCGTGAAAGCTGGGGAAATTAA
- a CDS encoding chaperone modulator CbpM, protein MQTKKFIAIDEFCTNHNIEISFISALQQTGLIEVMTVENAVFIDADQLRQVEKFIGFYYDMDINLEGIETITHLLQRMKAMQDEIILLRNRLSLYETEMI, encoded by the coding sequence ATGCAAACAAAAAAATTTATAGCCATCGATGAATTCTGCACCAATCACAATATCGAAATTTCATTCATCAGCGCTTTGCAGCAAACCGGATTGATTGAAGTTATGACAGTTGAAAATGCAGTGTTTATTGATGCCGATCAGCTTCGGCAGGTTGAAAAATTTATCGGTTTTTATTATGATATGGATATTAACCTTGAAGGTATTGAGACCATAACTCATTTGTTACAACGAATGAAAGCGATGCAGGATGAAATTATTTTGCTCCGAAACAGATTGAGCCTTTATGAAACAGAAATGATTTGA
- a CDS encoding J domain-containing protein — MFIDYYKILGIDKTATLKDVKTAYRKLARKYHPDLNPNNKDANNNFQQINEANEVLSDPEKRKKYDLHGKDWQHADEFEKQKQNQERSSYARGSGFSGGDFSDFFESMFGGAAGGSRGRQAKYRGEDFNAELHLELIDAARTQKQTLAVNGAKIGITIPAGIENGQTIKIRGHGGSGINGGPNGDLYITFSFSNHPKIKRLGDNLYTTIDLNLYTAVLGGEITIDTLNGQVKLKVAPETQNGSKIKLKGKGFPVYKKEGQFGDLYVTYKIKVPTKLTDKQKALFVELSKS; from the coding sequence ATGTTTATTGACTATTATAAAATTTTGGGAATCGATAAAACGGCAACACTGAAGGATGTTAAGACCGCTTATCGGAAATTAGCCCGAAAATATCATCCCGATTTGAATCCGAATAATAAGGATGCCAACAATAATTTTCAGCAGATTAACGAAGCGAATGAAGTTTTGAGTGATCCGGAAAAAAGGAAGAAATACGATCTACATGGAAAAGACTGGCAACATGCAGATGAATTTGAAAAGCAAAAACAAAATCAGGAACGATCATCCTATGCTCGCGGATCAGGATTTTCAGGCGGAGATTTTTCTGATTTTTTTGAATCGATGTTTGGAGGGGCCGCGGGTGGAAGCAGGGGCAGACAGGCTAAATATCGCGGAGAGGATTTCAATGCGGAATTACATCTTGAACTTATTGATGCTGCCAGGACCCAAAAACAAACCTTAGCAGTTAACGGAGCAAAGATTGGAATTACAATCCCTGCCGGAATTGAAAATGGGCAAACAATAAAAATCCGGGGACATGGCGGTTCGGGCATAAATGGCGGACCCAATGGAGATTTATACATTACATTTTCTTTTTCAAATCATCCTAAAATTAAACGCTTGGGTGATAATTTATATACAACAATCGATTTAAATTTATATACTGCGGTGTTAGGGGGTGAAATCACAATTGATACCCTCAACGGACAAGTAAAACTAAAAGTAGCACCTGAAACGCAAAATGGTAGTAAAATAAAGTTAAAAGGTAAAGGATTCCCGGTTTATAAAAAAGAAGGGCAGTTTGGAGATTTGTATGTGACCTACAAAATTAAAGTTCCAACAAAGTTAACGGATAAGCAGAAAGCATTATTTGTCGAATTGTCTAAATCGTAA
- a CDS encoding YXWGXW repeat-containing protein, with translation MKNEDVLSKGFQDANKFKPLLISNETGFITKIGKSMKKVIFIGSLAGIGLLFNSCASRYVATVPAYREYSRPQRPSDLHIWTDGNWTYNRQSHMYVQQNGYWQRPHQSRTFITGHWQASPRGHYWVPGKWQKLDKKSKGNNRNGKGKRNR, from the coding sequence ATGAAAAATGAAGATGTTTTATCAAAAGGTTTTCAGGATGCAAATAAATTTAAACCATTATTGATTTCAAATGAAACCGGTTTTATTACTAAGATCGGTAAAAGCATGAAAAAGGTCATTTTCATAGGTAGTTTAGCAGGAATCGGATTGCTATTTAACAGCTGTGCATCCAGATATGTAGCAACAGTTCCGGCATACCGTGAATATTCCAGGCCACAACGCCCAAGCGATCTACATATATGGACAGACGGGAATTGGACATATAATCGTCAAAGCCACATGTATGTTCAGCAAAATGGCTATTGGCAGAGACCACACCAAAGCCGGACCTTCATTACCGGTCATTGGCAAGCAAGTCCACGGGGTCATTATTGGGTTCCGGGAAAATGGCAGAAGCTAGACAAAAAGAGTAAGGGGAATAACAGAAATGGAAAGGGTAAGCGTAATCGTTGA
- a CDS encoding M1 family metallopeptidase, which translates to MQKKRSYLNYLKRFFYSRRFTQLLIFGFIIIGSFSDALSQEYFQQEVNYRIKVTLNDKLHELNAFETVEYINNSPDTLRFIYFHLWPNGYSNNNTELAKQLLSLNGKQKLFNDPELRGYIDSLDFSVDNRQVKWNLLPDQPDICRIWLNEDLIPGDTLQISTPFHVKIPKGVTSRLGHIGESYQITQWYPKPAVYDKSGWHHMSNQDQGEFYSEFGSFEVSITLPANYIVGATGNLQNHLEAEMLDRLAADTTWMITLSAKEAEFPPSSEKMKTLRYTENQIHDFAWFADKRFHVLKGKVKLPDSGREVSTWVMFTDQQANLWKDAIPYVNSAISSFSKWNGDYPYQNFTAVQSALSAGDGMEYPGITVIGWAEDAYSLDEVIAHEIGHCWFYSALGTDERGYPFMDEGITSSNEVRYMNERYPEKKLWEVYLNNKKLANFFHIDKMPVKLMQELEWVSQARDNLEQPINLKASDYSTLNYSLIIYNKAGMGFNYLRAYLGDSIYDSAMHDYYNKWKFMHPQPEDLHESFELSTGKDLTWFFIDFIGTTKRMDYKVVRFVNQQLLVKNNGELESPFLIAGMKGDSICFEKWVDGFKGQQWINIPEGNYSELKIDPEHVTPELFRLNNNIQTSGIFRKADPIRSQLYFSLEDPEKRQLMYFPAFNWTLENGFMIGIALHNGFLTPKPFEYFVIPFFTFKGSGLAGFGKISYNITPYEKLIRKATISLEGTQFGAPGNQNYHMLKAGLKVYFRTDKMNIPLTQMAFGNYIEASSLFQIERQEKVGNNSYLQLGYQLENTRAVNPFNLLVSGEYSKSFLKTSVVLNYKFSYSGKKNGLDIRLFAGTMLRDNPDIPFYSLSASGRSGPEQYLFQGTYPDRFSVFPTTFWSRQMSITEGGLVSPVNDKLGYSQWLISLSFISSLPGNLVKIPVKPFVNFLLNDHGAGNGHDSPFFYEAGIKAGLWNFFEIYVPLLVSGNIESVTGSFKERIRLVFKLDNFNQVKLNSGIDIKIR; encoded by the coding sequence ATGCAAAAAAAACGATCATACTTAAATTATTTGAAGAGGTTTTTCTACTCTCGCAGATTCACGCAACTATTGATATTCGGGTTCATTATTATCGGGTCTTTTTCTGATGCTCTTTCACAGGAGTATTTTCAGCAAGAGGTCAATTACAGGATAAAGGTTACACTCAATGATAAGCTTCATGAATTAAATGCATTCGAAACAGTTGAGTACATCAACAACTCTCCCGATACCCTTAGATTCATCTATTTTCATCTGTGGCCGAATGGTTATTCCAATAATAACACCGAATTAGCCAAACAATTACTAAGTTTAAATGGAAAACAAAAGCTGTTCAATGATCCCGAATTGAGAGGATACATCGATTCATTGGACTTTAGCGTAGATAATCGACAGGTAAAATGGAACTTATTGCCGGATCAGCCTGATATATGCCGGATATGGCTTAATGAAGATCTAATACCTGGTGACACTCTGCAAATTTCCACCCCTTTTCATGTTAAAATCCCCAAAGGAGTGACTTCAAGATTGGGCCATATCGGGGAATCTTACCAAATTACTCAATGGTATCCTAAACCGGCGGTATATGATAAATCCGGCTGGCATCACATGTCCAATCAGGATCAGGGGGAATTCTATTCAGAATTTGGAAGTTTTGAGGTAAGCATTACTCTTCCGGCTAATTATATAGTGGGTGCCACCGGAAATCTGCAAAACCATCTGGAAGCGGAAATGCTTGATCGGCTTGCTGCCGACACAACCTGGATGATAACCTTAAGTGCAAAAGAAGCCGAATTTCCTCCTTCATCAGAAAAGATGAAAACCTTGCGATATACTGAAAATCAGATTCACGATTTCGCATGGTTCGCTGATAAGCGGTTCCATGTATTGAAAGGGAAAGTGAAGCTTCCCGACTCCGGCAGGGAAGTAAGCACTTGGGTGATGTTTACCGATCAGCAGGCTAACCTTTGGAAAGATGCCATACCTTATGTGAATAGTGCAATCTCATCTTTTTCGAAATGGAATGGTGATTATCCGTATCAAAATTTTACGGCTGTTCAAAGTGCCCTTAGTGCTGGCGACGGGATGGAGTATCCCGGTATTACGGTGATTGGCTGGGCAGAGGATGCCTATTCCTTGGATGAGGTGATCGCTCACGAAATAGGCCATTGCTGGTTTTATAGTGCACTTGGAACGGATGAACGAGGATACCCTTTTATGGATGAAGGTATCACCAGCTCGAATGAGGTGCGATACATGAACGAAAGATATCCTGAAAAAAAGCTTTGGGAGGTTTATCTTAATAACAAGAAACTGGCAAATTTTTTTCATATTGACAAAATGCCGGTTAAGCTGATGCAGGAACTCGAATGGGTTTCGCAAGCTCGTGATAATCTCGAACAACCCATTAATTTGAAGGCATCAGACTACAGCACCTTGAATTATAGCCTAATTATTTATAATAAAGCAGGAATGGGGTTTAACTATTTGAGGGCCTATCTTGGAGATTCCATTTATGATTCTGCTATGCATGATTACTACAACAAATGGAAATTCATGCATCCCCAACCGGAGGATCTGCACGAATCATTTGAATTATCTACTGGCAAGGACCTGACTTGGTTTTTTATTGATTTCATTGGCACAACCAAACGGATGGACTACAAAGTGGTTCGTTTTGTGAATCAACAACTGCTTGTGAAAAATAATGGTGAATTGGAATCCCCATTCTTGATAGCCGGTATGAAGGGTGATTCGATCTGTTTTGAGAAATGGGTTGATGGTTTTAAAGGTCAGCAATGGATAAATATTCCTGAAGGTAATTATTCCGAACTAAAAATTGACCCGGAGCATGTTACCCCTGAATTATTCAGACTTAATAATAACATCCAAACATCTGGAATTTTTAGAAAAGCTGACCCCATCCGATCCCAGCTCTACTTTTCTCTGGAAGATCCCGAAAAAAGACAGTTGATGTATTTTCCTGCATTTAACTGGACCCTCGAAAATGGTTTTATGATTGGTATCGCTTTGCATAATGGATTTCTTACGCCAAAACCATTTGAATATTTTGTGATCCCATTTTTTACATTCAAAGGTTCTGGTTTAGCCGGATTTGGAAAAATTTCATACAATATTACGCCCTACGAGAAACTCATCAGAAAGGCCACAATTTCATTAGAAGGAACGCAATTTGGTGCTCCCGGTAACCAAAACTATCACATGCTGAAGGCTGGATTAAAAGTTTATTTCAGGACTGATAAAATGAATATTCCATTAACGCAAATGGCATTTGGGAATTATATCGAAGCATCAAGCCTTTTTCAGATTGAACGTCAGGAGAAGGTCGGGAACAATTCTTATCTGCAACTTGGATACCAGTTGGAAAACACTCGCGCGGTCAATCCCTTCAACCTGTTGGTTTCTGGCGAATACAGTAAGTCGTTTCTGAAAACATCTGTAGTACTTAATTATAAATTTAGCTATTCGGGAAAGAAAAATGGTTTGGATATCAGGTTATTTGCAGGAACAATGTTGAGAGATAATCCGGATATTCCGTTTTATTCACTTTCCGCAAGTGGCAGAAGCGGACCTGAACAATACCTTTTCCAAGGAACCTATCCTGACCGTTTCAGTGTTTTTCCAACAACTTTTTGGTCGAGGCAGATGAGCATTACCGAAGGAGGTTTGGTGTCGCCGGTTAACGATAAGCTTGGATATAGCCAGTGGCTGATTTCTTTGTCTTTCATAAGCAGTTTGCCTGGAAATCTCGTTAAGATACCGGTTAAACCCTTTGTTAACTTTTTATTGAACGACCATGGTGCCGGAAACGGACATGATTCGCCATTTTTTTATGAAGCTGGCATAAAAGCAGGATTATGGAACTTTTTTGAGATCTATGTTCCATTGCTTGTTTCCGGAAATATTGAATCGGTTACCGGTTCATTCAAAGAAAGAATTCGTTTGGTTTTTAAGTTGGATAATTTTAATCAGGTAAAGTTGAATTCAGGGATTGATATTAAAATCAGGTAA
- a CDS encoding hotdog fold thioesterase, which yields MIDLNSSLDELNNFNDNTLMSQLGIEYLEIADGFVRAKMPVDHRTMQPMGILHGGASLALAETIGSMGSALMVDLSKFDVRGASISANHVGSIREGFVYGNAKLVHKGKYTHVWDIVITDENERRISISRLTNMIIKK from the coding sequence ATGATTGATTTAAATTCCAGCCTTGATGAGTTAAACAATTTCAATGATAATACCTTAATGTCTCAATTGGGGATCGAATATTTGGAAATAGCCGATGGATTTGTTAGAGCTAAAATGCCGGTTGATCACCGAACCATGCAACCCATGGGAATTTTACATGGCGGAGCCAGCCTTGCACTTGCCGAAACCATTGGCAGTATGGGTTCTGCGTTAATGGTTGATTTGTCGAAATTTGATGTGCGTGGAGCTTCAATCAGCGCGAACCATGTTGGCAGCATTCGCGAAGGCTTTGTTTATGGAAATGCCAAATTGGTTCACAAAGGGAAATACACCCATGTGTGGGATATCGTAATTACCGATGAGAATGAGCGCAGGATTTCAATCAGTCGCCTCACCAATATGATCATTAAAAAATAA
- a CDS encoding chorismate-binding protein, which produces MENRIDYSFIEKCIENRICFAAYTLPDYNEFSIILQRSAHPLKFNVTDNYSNYKGFILAPFDTTIADKLLIVDDFLLTENEVNVDAWDFVKTTLPHKKYLHELPLATPYVTYLQQFDDFISDLTNRRAKKIVLSRVITSYKKEFVSFSELFRILNNKYPNTFNYLFYTPYSGLWMGATPEQLLRINSEEATTVALAGTQVLRNIELNKYEWGDKEREEQQFVVDHVEKTIRKYTLDEKIKKSTQTIKAAKAVHLETSFTFNAHPISERLNEFLDDLHPTPAVCGVPKSSALKLINETEHHDREFYSGFLGPLNIHLKTDLFVNLRCLKAEGNNLSLFVGGGITLSSKAQSEWDETALKAQTLLSLIN; this is translated from the coding sequence ATGGAAAATCGAATTGATTATTCATTTATTGAGAAATGCATCGAAAACCGTATTTGTTTTGCGGCATATACCTTGCCTGATTATAACGAATTTTCAATCATCCTTCAACGGTCGGCCCATCCGCTAAAGTTTAATGTTACCGACAATTATTCCAATTATAAAGGATTTATCCTTGCTCCTTTTGACACTACCATTGCCGACAAACTTTTGATTGTTGATGACTTTTTACTTACAGAAAACGAAGTAAATGTTGATGCCTGGGATTTTGTAAAAACCACCCTTCCCCATAAAAAATATTTGCACGAATTGCCCTTAGCTACTCCATATGTCACTTATCTGCAGCAATTTGATGATTTTATTTCCGATTTAACCAACAGAAGGGCTAAAAAAATTGTATTATCGAGGGTAATTACAAGCTATAAAAAAGAGTTTGTTTCGTTTTCTGAGCTTTTCAGGATTCTTAATAATAAATATCCGAACACCTTTAATTATCTATTTTACACCCCTTATAGCGGACTTTGGATGGGTGCCACCCCTGAGCAACTATTAAGGATAAACAGTGAAGAAGCAACAACAGTCGCTTTAGCTGGAACACAAGTCTTGAGAAATATCGAACTAAACAAATATGAATGGGGCGATAAAGAAAGAGAGGAGCAACAATTTGTTGTGGATCATGTCGAGAAAACGATCCGGAAATACACCCTGGATGAAAAGATAAAAAAATCTACGCAAACTATAAAAGCCGCCAAAGCTGTTCATCTCGAAACATCATTTACGTTTAATGCTCATCCTATTTCTGAACGATTGAATGAATTTCTGGATGACCTTCACCCGACACCGGCTGTTTGTGGGGTCCCTAAATCTTCAGCATTAAAACTAATTAATGAAACAGAACATCACGACCGGGAATTTTATTCCGGATTTTTAGGCCCATTAAACATTCATCTAAAAACAGATTTATTTGTAAATTTAAGATGTTTAAAAGCTGAAGGAAATAATCTCTCTTTATTTGTGGGCGGTGGAATCACACTAAGTTCAAAAGCTCAAAGCGAATGGGACGAGACAGCATTAAAAGCTCAAACTTTATTATCGCTCATTAACTAA
- the menD gene encoding 2-succinyl-5-enolpyruvyl-6-hydroxy-3-cyclohexene-1-carboxylic-acid synthase: MEKQKSGIRHLVEICFLKGIENIVISPGSRNAPIIIAFTNHPKINCLSIVDERSAAFFALGMAQQSGKTVAIACTSGSAALNYAPAIAEAYYQHVPLLVLTADRPQEWIDQADSQTIRQNGIYSNYIKKSFELPQSIQNDDDLWFADRLINEAIDLCQSSTPGPVHINLPFKEPLYQGYDEDIAPPKIINTAEVAFVLRSNEIKKLANHWNTSSKKLIISGIMNPNPELNNVLIEIAKDPSVVLLTENTSNLHHSAFNSCIDRTLAAITEEELKDFKPDLLISFGNQIVSKKIKAFFRQNQPEEHWHIDTDELFLDTYQCLTKNIPVKPAYFFHKMSEHIIPYKSNFSIIWDNKSKLTSKKHQEFIKKCEYSDLKVFDLLLKAIPSNSNLQLANSTPVRYAQLFDARKDIFYNSNRGTSGIDGSLSTAVGAAFETKNPTTIILGDLSFFYDSNGLWNNYLSDNLRIILINNGGGGIFRFLDGPTETKDFDTFFETTHQLNAEGIAKTFNIQYQSASNFEEVKAGLSSLYHPENKKVSVLEIFTPRELNAIILKDYFQFLKKG; this comes from the coding sequence ATGGAAAAGCAGAAAAGCGGGATCAGGCATTTAGTTGAAATTTGTTTTCTAAAAGGGATCGAAAACATTGTTATTTCTCCCGGCTCCAGAAATGCGCCCATCATCATTGCCTTTACCAATCATCCAAAAATAAATTGTTTAAGCATTGTTGATGAACGAAGTGCCGCTTTTTTTGCATTGGGCATGGCTCAGCAAAGCGGTAAAACCGTTGCCATCGCCTGCACTTCCGGATCGGCAGCCTTGAATTATGCACCTGCTATCGCCGAAGCTTACTATCAACATGTACCACTTTTGGTTCTTACGGCCGATCGACCACAAGAATGGATAGACCAGGCTGATAGCCAAACCATTCGTCAGAACGGCATTTATTCAAATTATATTAAGAAATCTTTCGAGCTTCCTCAAAGTATTCAAAATGATGATGATCTTTGGTTTGCCGATCGTTTGATTAATGAAGCAATAGACTTATGTCAATCTTCAACTCCCGGGCCGGTGCATATCAATCTTCCTTTTAAAGAACCTTTATACCAGGGCTATGATGAAGATATTGCGCCTCCTAAAATAATAAACACTGCAGAAGTTGCCTTTGTTCTCAGAAGCAATGAAATTAAAAAATTAGCTAATCATTGGAATACTTCTTCGAAAAAACTGATCATTAGCGGGATAATGAACCCTAATCCTGAACTGAACAATGTTTTAATAGAAATCGCAAAAGATCCATCGGTAGTATTATTGACCGAAAACACCTCTAACCTGCATCATTCTGCATTTAATTCCTGTATCGACAGAACACTGGCTGCTATCACAGAAGAAGAGCTGAAGGATTTCAAACCAGATTTATTGATCAGTTTTGGGAATCAGATCGTTTCAAAAAAGATTAAGGCGTTTTTCCGTCAAAACCAACCCGAAGAACATTGGCACATTGATACAGATGAGTTATTTTTAGATACTTATCAATGTCTTACCAAAAATATTCCGGTTAAACCTGCTTATTTTTTCCATAAGATGAGTGAGCACATCATTCCTTATAAAAGTAATTTTTCTATCATTTGGGATAACAAATCTAAACTGACCTCAAAAAAACATCAGGAATTTATTAAAAAATGCGAATATTCGGATTTAAAAGTATTCGATCTTCTGCTAAAGGCTATCCCGTCTAACTCAAACCTACAACTGGCAAATAGCACACCGGTTAGATATGCCCAACTGTTTGATGCCCGGAAAGATATTTTTTACAACAGTAATCGTGGTACTTCCGGAATTGATGGTTCGCTATCAACAGCGGTAGGTGCAGCATTTGAAACAAAAAACCCCACAACAATTATTTTGGGTGATCTATCGTTTTTTTATGACTCGAACGGATTATGGAATAATTATCTAAGTGATAATTTACGAATTATTCTGATCAACAACGGCGGAGGCGGCATTTTCCGTTTTCTGGATGGCCCAACCGAAACTAAAGATTTTGATACTTTTTTTGAAACCACTCATCAGTTGAATGCTGAAGGCATAGCAAAGACTTTTAATATTCAATATCAATCGGCATCAAACTTTGAAGAAGTAAAAGCAGGATTATCAAGCCTTTATCATCCTGAAAATAAAAAAGTAAGTGTTTTGGAAATTTTTACCCCTCGCGAATTGAATGCAATTATTTTAAAAGACTATTTTCAATTTTTAAAGAAGGGATAA
- the menB gene encoding 1,4-dihydroxy-2-naphthoyl-CoA synthase, with amino-acid sequence MATRAWETIKEYEEILFDFFEGIAKITINRPRYHNAFTPTTTTEMSDALRICREDQHINVVVLTGAGDKAFCSGGDQNVKGKGGYIGKDGIPRLNVLDVQKQIRSMPKPVIAMVNGYAIGGGHVLHIVCDLTIASDNARFGQTGPKVGSFDAGFGSSYLARIVGQKKAREIWFLCQQYDAHEAEKMGMVNKVVPLKSLEDETVNWAKIMMQHSPMALRMIKLGLNAELDGQAGLQEFAGNATLLYYLTEEAQEGKHAFLEKRDPDFHKYPKYP; translated from the coding sequence ATGGCTACACGAGCATGGGAAACCATTAAAGAATACGAAGAAATTCTTTTTGATTTTTTTGAAGGAATTGCAAAAATAACGATAAACCGTCCTAGGTACCACAATGCCTTTACCCCTACCACCACCACCGAAATGAGTGATGCGTTAAGAATTTGTCGGGAAGACCAACATATAAATGTAGTTGTATTAACCGGTGCCGGAGATAAAGCATTTTGCAGCGGTGGCGATCAAAATGTTAAAGGTAAAGGCGGATATATCGGTAAAGATGGCATCCCCAGGTTGAATGTTTTAGATGTTCAGAAACAAATCCGCTCAATGCCAAAACCTGTAATTGCAATGGTAAATGGCTATGCGATTGGCGGGGGCCATGTTCTGCATATTGTTTGCGATTTGACCATTGCTTCTGATAATGCACGTTTTGGACAAACAGGCCCAAAGGTTGGGAGTTTTGATGCCGGTTTTGGATCATCCTATCTTGCCCGAATTGTCGGACAAAAGAAAGCACGTGAAATCTGGTTTTTATGCCAGCAATACGACGCACATGAAGCTGAGAAAATGGGAATGGTAAACAAAGTAGTGCCTTTGAAATCACTCGAAGATGAAACCGTGAACTGGGCAAAAATAATGATGCAACACAGTCCGATGGCATTGCGTATGATTAAACTAGGGCTAAATGCCGAATTGGACGGACAAGCCGGGCTTCAGGAATTTGCCGGAAATGCTACATTGCTGTATTATTTAACGGAAGAAGCTCAGGAAGGCAAGCATGCTTTTCTGGAAAAACGTGATCCGGATTTTCACAAATACCCTAAATATCCATAA